The Frondihabitans australicus genome includes a region encoding these proteins:
- the ettA gene encoding energy-dependent translational throttle protein EttA — translation MAEFIYSMVRARKTVGDKLILDDVTMSFIPGAKIGVVGPNGAGKSTILKIMAGLDTPSNGEAKLSPGYTVGILMQEPELDESKTVLENVQEGVGEIKGKIDRFNEISALMAEPDADFDALLEEMGGLQEEIDAADAWDLDSQLEQAMDALRTPPGDALITNLSGGEKRRVALCKLLLQKPDLLLLDEPTNHLDAESVLWLEQHLSQYHGAVLAVTHDRYFLDHVAEWIAEVDRGRLYPYEGNYSTYLQKKGERLEVQGKKDAKLAKRLSSELEWVRSNSKGRQAKSKARLARYEEMVTEAERTKKLDFEEIIIPVGPRLGQQVIDAKNLEKGFDGRVLIDGLSFTLPRNGIVGVIGPNGVGKTTLFKTITGLEPLDGGDLKVGETVDISYVDQNRGGIDPNKNLWEVVSDGLDYIQVGKTEIPSRAYVSQFGFKGPDQQKKAGVLSGGERNRLNLALTLKQGGNLLLLDEPTNDLDVETLGSLENALLEFPGCAVVITHDRWFLDRIATHILAYEGTPDNPANWYWFEGNFEAYEENKIERLGADAAKPSRVTYRKLTRD, via the coding sequence ATGGCCGAATTCATCTACTCCATGGTCCGCGCCCGCAAGACGGTCGGCGACAAGCTGATCCTCGACGACGTGACCATGTCGTTCATCCCCGGCGCCAAGATCGGCGTGGTCGGCCCGAACGGGGCCGGCAAGTCCACGATCCTCAAGATCATGGCCGGTCTCGACACCCCGTCGAACGGCGAGGCGAAGCTGAGCCCCGGCTACACCGTCGGCATCCTCATGCAGGAGCCCGAGCTCGACGAGTCGAAGACCGTCCTGGAGAACGTCCAGGAGGGCGTCGGTGAGATCAAGGGCAAGATCGACCGCTTCAACGAGATCTCGGCGCTGATGGCCGAGCCCGACGCCGACTTCGACGCCCTGCTCGAAGAGATGGGCGGCCTCCAGGAGGAGATCGACGCCGCCGACGCGTGGGACCTCGATTCCCAGCTCGAGCAGGCCATGGACGCCCTCCGCACCCCGCCGGGCGACGCGCTGATCACGAACCTCTCCGGTGGTGAGAAGCGTCGCGTGGCGCTCTGCAAGCTCCTGCTGCAGAAGCCCGACCTCCTCCTGCTCGACGAGCCCACCAACCACCTCGACGCCGAGAGCGTGCTCTGGCTCGAGCAGCACCTCAGCCAGTACCACGGTGCAGTCCTCGCCGTGACCCACGACCGGTACTTCCTCGACCACGTCGCCGAGTGGATCGCCGAGGTCGACCGCGGCCGCCTCTACCCGTACGAGGGCAACTACTCGACCTACCTGCAGAAGAAGGGCGAGCGCCTCGAGGTCCAGGGCAAGAAGGACGCCAAGCTGGCCAAGCGCCTGTCGAGCGAGCTCGAGTGGGTGCGCAGCAACTCGAAGGGCCGCCAGGCGAAGTCGAAGGCGCGCCTCGCCCGCTACGAGGAGATGGTCACCGAGGCCGAGCGCACCAAGAAGCTCGACTTCGAGGAGATCATCATCCCCGTCGGCCCGCGCCTCGGCCAGCAGGTCATCGACGCGAAGAACCTCGAGAAGGGCTTCGACGGCCGCGTGCTCATCGACGGCCTCTCGTTCACGCTGCCCCGCAACGGCATCGTCGGCGTCATCGGCCCGAACGGCGTCGGCAAGACCACGCTGTTCAAGACCATCACCGGCCTCGAGCCGCTCGACGGCGGCGACCTCAAGGTCGGCGAGACGGTCGACATCTCGTACGTCGACCAGAACCGCGGCGGCATCGACCCGAACAAGAACCTGTGGGAGGTCGTGTCCGACGGCCTCGACTACATCCAGGTCGGCAAGACCGAGATCCCGTCGCGCGCCTACGTGTCGCAGTTCGGCTTCAAGGGCCCCGACCAGCAGAAGAAGGCCGGCGTGCTCTCCGGTGGTGAGCGCAACCGCCTCAACCTGGCGCTGACGCTCAAGCAGGGCGGCAACCTGCTCCTGCTGGACGAGCCGACCAACGACCTCGACGTCGAGACCCTCGGCTCCCTCGAGAACGCTCTGCTGGAGTTCCCCGGCTGCGCCGTGGTCATCACCCACGACCGGTGGTTCCTCGACCGGATCGCGACCCACATCCTCGCTTACGAGGGCACCCCCGACAATCCGGCGAACTGGTACTGGTTCGAGGGCAACTTCGAGGCGTACGAAGAGAACAAGATCGAGCGCCTCGGCGCCGACGCGGCCAAGCCGAGCCGCGTCACGTACCGCAAGCTGACGAGAGACTAG
- a CDS encoding DUF6993 domain-containing protein, with protein sequence MPSRSTRSRRAPLVALAIAGVVAAALTGCTQTSPTPAVSTSAAATPITTPTPTVPFGPTAPASVALAHFSTTVQTLLKTDPQPHGDDVITALEKAGFDKTAMEITPDATTIGRNVDSIEFAVLWQKKTCLIGQVGSAGYASTSAPVLSTGKCLVGSTRAVG encoded by the coding sequence GTGCCCTCCCGTTCGACGCGATCCCGACGCGCGCCCCTCGTGGCTCTCGCGATCGCCGGTGTCGTCGCCGCCGCGCTGACGGGCTGCACGCAGACGAGTCCGACGCCCGCGGTGTCGACCTCCGCGGCGGCGACGCCGATTACGACGCCGACGCCGACCGTGCCCTTCGGGCCGACGGCGCCCGCCTCGGTGGCGCTCGCGCACTTCTCGACGACGGTGCAGACGCTGCTCAAGACCGACCCGCAGCCGCACGGCGACGACGTCATCACCGCCCTCGAGAAGGCCGGCTTCGACAAGACCGCGATGGAGATCACGCCGGATGCGACCACGATCGGCCGCAACGTCGACTCGATCGAGTTCGCGGTGCTGTGGCAGAAGAAGACGTGCCTCATCGGCCAGGTCGGCTCGGCCGGCTACGCGTCGACCTCAGCGCCGGTGCTCTCGACCGGAAAGTGCCTCGTCGGCTCGACTCGCGCCGTCGGCTGA
- the ssb gene encoding single-stranded DNA-binding protein, which translates to MTDSISLTGIVATPPKTMQTGNGLTITSFRLASSHRRFDKNRNDWVDGDTNWYTVTCFRHLAENAAASLAKGEHIVVVGRLRVRSWESGERSGTSVEIDAEAIGHDLLWGRTQFTRTAPVRSAPPAGAPSQAGSLGGTGSLGGTGSTSDIGSPVTTGSQEPGHTPPGESTPPATDPAAPLVAGWQASPGTLPPDAPLEPAGVGAAAVPGAQAEWSHEGDTPF; encoded by the coding sequence ATGACAGACAGCATCTCCCTCACCGGCATCGTCGCGACCCCGCCCAAGACGATGCAGACCGGCAACGGCCTCACCATCACCAGCTTCCGTCTCGCGTCGTCGCACCGGCGCTTCGACAAGAACCGGAACGACTGGGTCGACGGCGACACCAACTGGTACACCGTGACCTGCTTTCGCCATCTCGCCGAGAATGCCGCCGCATCGCTGGCGAAGGGCGAGCACATCGTCGTGGTCGGGCGGCTGCGCGTGCGGTCGTGGGAGTCAGGTGAGCGCTCCGGCACCTCCGTCGAGATCGACGCCGAGGCCATCGGCCACGACCTCCTCTGGGGGCGCACGCAGTTCACCCGCACGGCGCCCGTCCGCTCGGCGCCTCCCGCGGGCGCGCCCTCGCAGGCTGGCTCGCTCGGCGGCACCGGGTCGCTCGGCGGCACCGGTTCGACCAGCGACATCGGGTCGCCCGTCACCACCGGGTCGCAGGAGCCCGGCCACACCCCGCCCGGCGAGAGCACCCCGCCCGCAACCGACCCCGCGGCGCCCCTCGTCGCCGGGTGGCAGGCGTCGCCGGGCACGCTTCCGCCCGACGCGCCCCTCGAGCCGGCCGGCGTCGGCGCGGCGGCGGTGCCCGGCGCACAGGCGGAGTGGTCGCACGAGGGCGACACTCCGTTCTGA
- a CDS encoding methyltransferase → MSSSDSTTTSGTWVAIGAAGAVGSIHRTDEGFSIRVGHDTDYHGDYPTLDVAKSALHARLGAGAERPEFVEH, encoded by the coding sequence ATGAGCAGCAGTGATTCCACCACCACCTCCGGCACCTGGGTCGCCATCGGCGCGGCCGGCGCCGTGGGGTCCATCCACCGCACCGACGAGGGGTTCTCGATCCGCGTCGGCCACGACACCGACTACCACGGCGACTACCCGACCCTCGACGTCGCCAAGAGCGCGCTCCACGCGCGGCTCGGCGCCGGGGCCGAACGCCCCGAGTTCGTCGAGCACTAG
- the msrA gene encoding peptide-methionine (S)-S-oxide reductase MsrA: MTTFTLAGGCFWCLDAVYRTLQGVSDVVSGYTGGASSNPSYEMVCTGTTGHAEAVQVTFDESVIPADVILDVFFTLHDPRQLNRQGADVGTQYRSAMFYEGESQKALFEAALERAASVWDGPIVTTLEPLGAWYPAEEYHQDFFAKNPGQGYCMAVAVPKVTKVRKSYAKYVLAS; encoded by the coding sequence ATGACGACTTTCACCCTGGCCGGCGGCTGCTTCTGGTGTCTCGACGCCGTGTACCGCACCCTGCAGGGCGTCAGCGACGTCGTGTCGGGCTACACCGGCGGCGCCTCGTCGAACCCGTCGTACGAGATGGTGTGCACCGGCACGACCGGGCACGCCGAGGCGGTGCAGGTCACGTTCGACGAGTCGGTGATCCCGGCCGACGTGATCCTCGACGTCTTCTTCACGCTGCACGACCCGCGCCAGCTCAACCGGCAGGGCGCCGACGTCGGCACTCAATACCGCTCGGCGATGTTCTACGAGGGCGAGTCGCAGAAGGCTCTCTTCGAGGCCGCCCTCGAGCGCGCCGCCTCGGTGTGGGACGGCCCGATCGTCACGACGCTCGAGCCGCTCGGCGCCTGGTACCCGGCGGAGGAGTACCACCAGGACTTCTTCGCGAAGAACCCGGGTCAGGGCTATTGCATGGCCGTCGCCGTGCCGAAGGTCACGAAGGTCCGGAAGTCGTACGCGAAGTACGTGCTCGCTTCCTGA
- a CDS encoding alpha-keto acid decarboxylase family protein — protein MTAAPDQTVAPDQPAAPAQTPADVVTVGQYLARRLIELGGPHVFGLPGDFNLTLLDEMLTVPGLEWVGTTNELNAAYAADAYARTSRGVAAIVTTYGVGELSAINGIAGSFAEDVPVVQIAGMPTTTARTNGALSHHTLVDGDYDHFFRAYKEVTVAGAILRAADATRDIDRVLRAALDESKPVYLGIPMDIAASPVSSAPLRHPLRATPSDPVALDDFRRALAEAVAGAGRHPITILAGPRIHRRRAEATLERLADHAGVRVATQASAKSMLPETHPASLGIYMGQMTPSPETRAAVDGAPLVILAGTVLSDVLTGFYSMGFDVDTAVELGVSSARVGAVTFHDVRLEDSLRAVEELVSTLDRGPAGAVTPRYPYRPDQGGAPAPAPSADEQGDSPLTQHELWTIVQEWLPTDSIAIADAGTAMYGALELQMPEGTDLLAQPIWSSIGYTLPATLGTSLASERRSVLFIGDGAAQLTATELATILHRGLTPIIVLINNDGYTIERVIQSPRAVYQGITRWDWQALPAALAPGVDVVTASATTAQELRDALTAAAEAADRAVLIQAYLDPDDAPPLLAALGAIAGGGVPPKR, from the coding sequence ATGACCGCCGCACCCGACCAGACCGTCGCACCCGATCAGCCCGCTGCGCCCGCACAGACCCCCGCCGACGTCGTCACCGTGGGCCAGTACCTCGCCCGCCGCCTGATCGAGCTCGGCGGCCCGCACGTCTTCGGCCTGCCCGGCGACTTCAACCTCACCCTGCTCGACGAGATGCTCACCGTGCCCGGACTCGAGTGGGTCGGCACGACGAACGAGCTGAACGCCGCCTACGCCGCCGACGCGTATGCCCGCACCAGCCGCGGCGTCGCGGCGATCGTCACCACCTACGGCGTCGGCGAGCTCAGCGCCATCAACGGCATCGCCGGCAGCTTCGCCGAAGACGTCCCGGTCGTGCAGATCGCCGGCATGCCGACGACGACGGCGCGCACGAACGGCGCGCTCTCGCACCACACGCTGGTCGACGGCGACTACGACCACTTCTTCCGCGCGTACAAGGAGGTGACGGTGGCCGGGGCGATCCTCCGCGCCGCCGACGCCACGCGCGACATCGACCGGGTGCTGCGGGCCGCCCTCGACGAGTCGAAGCCGGTCTACCTCGGCATCCCCATGGACATCGCCGCCTCGCCGGTGTCGTCGGCGCCTCTCCGCCATCCGCTCCGGGCGACCCCGAGCGACCCGGTCGCGCTCGACGACTTCCGCCGGGCGCTGGCCGAAGCGGTCGCAGGAGCAGGGCGACACCCGATCACCATCCTCGCCGGCCCCCGGATCCACCGCCGCCGCGCCGAGGCCACACTCGAACGGCTCGCCGACCACGCGGGCGTCCGTGTGGCGACCCAGGCCAGCGCCAAGTCGATGCTGCCCGAGACGCACCCCGCGAGCCTCGGGATCTACATGGGCCAGATGACCCCGTCGCCCGAGACGCGTGCGGCCGTCGACGGCGCGCCGCTCGTGATCCTCGCCGGTACCGTGCTCAGCGACGTGCTCACCGGCTTCTACAGCATGGGGTTCGACGTCGACACCGCCGTCGAGCTCGGCGTCTCGAGCGCCCGGGTGGGCGCCGTCACCTTCCACGACGTGCGGCTCGAGGACAGCCTGCGGGCGGTGGAGGAGCTGGTGTCGACCCTCGACCGGGGCCCGGCGGGCGCGGTGACGCCGCGGTATCCGTACCGTCCGGACCAGGGCGGGGCACCGGCTCCTGCGCCCAGCGCCGACGAGCAGGGCGACAGCCCGCTCACGCAGCACGAGCTGTGGACGATCGTGCAGGAGTGGCTGCCGACCGACAGCATCGCCATCGCCGACGCGGGCACCGCGATGTACGGCGCGCTCGAGCTGCAGATGCCCGAGGGCACCGACCTGCTCGCGCAGCCGATCTGGTCGTCGATCGGCTACACGCTGCCCGCCACACTCGGCACGTCGCTGGCTTCGGAGCGCCGCAGCGTCCTCTTCATCGGCGACGGCGCCGCGCAGCTGACGGCGACCGAGCTCGCCACGATCCTGCACCGCGGCCTCACGCCGATCATCGTGCTGATCAACAACGACGGCTACACGATCGAGCGCGTCATCCAGAGCCCGCGCGCCGTCTACCAGGGCATCACGCGGTGGGACTGGCAGGCGCTCCCTGCCGCACTGGCCCCCGGCGTCGACGTCGTCACGGCCTCCGCCACCACAGCGCAGGAGCTGCGCGACGCCCTCACGGCAGCAGCCGAGGCCGCCGACCGAGCCGTCCTCATCCAGGCGTACCTCGACCCCGACGACGCGCCGCCGCTGCTGGCTGCCCTGGGGGCCATCGCGGGCGGGGGAGTGCCGCCGAAGCGCTGA
- a CDS encoding Lrp/AsnC family transcriptional regulator has product MLDTTDRRLLSALDANPRTPAAVLADALSLARGTVQHRLERFATGRDLRPASTRVRPSALGLPMRAIVTATIRQSERARTMAGLTAIPQIVECLSVTGADDLLCHVVARDTEHLLEVGQAILSVPGIERTSTAVVLEEPLEYRVAQLF; this is encoded by the coding sequence ATGCTCGACACCACAGACCGCAGGTTGCTCTCAGCGCTCGACGCCAACCCTCGAACACCCGCCGCCGTGCTCGCCGACGCGCTCTCGCTGGCCCGCGGCACGGTCCAGCACCGTCTCGAGCGCTTCGCGACCGGGCGCGACCTGCGGCCCGCGTCGACGCGAGTGCGGCCCTCGGCTCTGGGGCTGCCGATGCGCGCCATCGTGACGGCGACGATCCGGCAGTCCGAGCGGGCGCGGACCATGGCGGGCCTGACCGCGATCCCGCAGATCGTCGAGTGCCTGAGCGTGACCGGCGCCGACGACCTGCTGTGCCACGTCGTCGCCCGCGACACCGAGCACCTGCTCGAGGTGGGGCAGGCGATCCTCTCGGTACCGGGCATCGAACGGACGTCGACCGCGGTCGTGCTCGAGGAGCCCCTGGAGTACCGGGTGGCGCAGCTGTTCTGA